The window TTCTGCATAGATGGCTGCTTTCCTACAGATTACACAAATTATCTGCTGATTTACTGTGAAGAGCTGCTTCTGCGAAGGTTATCGCACAGAATAGCAGTGGCGATGGCAACATTGAGCGATTCTGCTCCACCCCAGGCAGGTATGGTAATACGGCCCGCTAATTTAGAGCCCAGTTCCTGGGAAATTCCATGCGATTCGCTGCCCATGAGCAGGTAACCTGCTTCGGGAAATGCAAATGTATGCACCGAAGCACCCTGAAGATCTGCTCCGTAAACGGGTTTATTCTCCCCCTCCAGAAAATGCAACAAGTTTGTATAATGGGCACTTACCCGTGTAAAAGATCCCTTGGAGGCTGCAATAACTTTTGGATTATAAAAATCTACTGTAGTTTCGGAACAGATTAATTTCCGGATACCATACCAGTCTGCTATGCGAATAATTGTGCCTAAGTTACCGGGATCGCCTACATCGTCGAGCAAAAGTGCCCATTCACCCGCTTCTGCCTTCAGGAGCTGTTCTTCCTGCATGTGCACTACTGCCAGCGCGGCATCGTTAGTTTGCAGGGTACCCAGTGCGGTAATCTCGGCAGCGCCGGCTTCAGCTATCTCAAAATCAGCAGACTTCAGGAAAGACAGGTGCTCCTGCAGAAACATTGGAGTAGCTACAAGCGTTTTTATGCTGTAGCCGGATTGTATAAGTTCCAGCACGCTTTTTACCCCTTCAACCAAAAATAGATTTTCTTTTTTACGGTATTTTTTTTGGTGAAGAGAGCGAATTAAACTGCTTAGTTTTTTTGATATCATGACACGAAAATATTGTTTCTTACGGGCATTTGTCCGCATATCTGTTTTTTTCTTTACGCTGGTTATTTTACAGGGCTGCCTGGGCATAAAGCATCTGGAAGAAAACGAATACCTGCTCTACAATCAGCAAATTGAAGGAAATGATAAGGTCAGCGCGGAAGAACTAAATGATTTTTTCCGGCAGGAAGCCAATGTGCGCACCCCGCTTATACCCTGGGCTCCTTATGTAAGCATTTATTACCTGGGCGAAAAATTTTACAATCCTGATAAGTTACGCCGCAAACGGGAAGAAACAGAAGAGAAATATAATAGAAGAATAGCCGAAGCACAGGAAGAAGGAAGGGATACACGGGTAGCCAGGCTGCAAAGCAAAAAAGAATCAAGAATTGAACGGATTAACCGTAACCTGGAAGATGGCAATATGCTGATGCGTATTGGTGAACCGGTGGCAGTATACGACAGCTCCCTAGCCGGACAAAGTGCCGACCAGATGAGACAATACCTGCACAACAATGGCTTCTTTAATGCAGAAACCAGCTACTCTGCCGATACCAGTGGCCGTAAGGTTACGGTAACCTATCAGGTAGAGGAACAAACAGGCTATACCATAGACACTGCCTGGATACAGATCAGCGACCAGAGGATCAGGAATTTGCTTAGCAACAACAGCGATCAAAGCTATATTGTAAAGGGCGAGCGCTACCAGCAGTCCAATCTTGCCGCTGAACGCAACAGAATCAGTGATCTGCTACGCGACAACGGCTATTATGAATTTAGCCAGCAGTATGTGGAATTTAATGTTGATTCTACCCTGGAGGAACATAGTGTATCCATTGTAACAGAAATTTTAAGGCCTGCCACACGTGGGTACCATAAGCAGTTTACCATAGATTCCGTCGTTTTTGTAACAGACGCTACCGTTCGGGGAGATTTTGCAGGCAGAACCTCACAGGAAGTAAATGGCATCAGCTACCGTTTCTTTGAAGACAAATATTCTAAAAGGGTGCTGGACAACAGGGTATTTTTACGTCCCGACAGCCTTTACAGCAGGTCAAGAACCCTGGAAACGCAAAAGCAGCTTTCTAACCTTGATAATTTCAGGTTCATCAACATTAATTATGATACCAGCGGCGGCAGGTTTATCAGTTATATCTATGCCAATCCGCTTAAGCGCTTCCAGATGAGCCAGGAGCTTGGCTTTACCTACAGCGTAGGCATACCGGGCCCATTTTATACCACTACCTGGACCATGCGAAATGTTTTTGGAGGCCTGGAGAACCTGGAGTTTAATGCAAGGGCTGCAGTAGAAGGTATCCCCTCTCCGGTAAATCCCTCTGCTTCTTTCAGAAGCACTCAGTTTGGTGGTAACCTGTCCCTGATCTTTCCGCAGTTTCTGTTCCCGCTCGGTAGCCGCCAGCGAAACAGGTTTGGCCACTACAACCCAAAAACACGCTTGCTGGTTGGTGCCAACTTTACTGACCGGCAGGTTTTCAGACGGAATACTTTTAATACCTCGCTTAACTATACCTGGCAAACAGAAAGGCTACGCAGAGAAAACAGTTATAACCGTCTGTATACCTTTGTACCAATGGATATTAATATTATCCGCTCCAGCTTTAACCCACCCAATCCGGAAGACAACGAATTTTACCAGCAACTTCTGGACTGGCGCGACCAGGGCAACCCTTATATCTATTCATTCAACAACTCCTTCGTGAGCAGTATGTATGCTTTTGTTGTATTCAACAAAAACAACTACGGTACCTATACGCAGGAATCGCGCTACATTCGCCCCTATGTTGAGAGTGGCGGTACTACCCAGAACCTGATCAACTTTAGTTTTTTACGGGAAGCACATGCAGAAGGGCAAAGTGGGCTTGCCACCTACAGGTTTTTAAAATTCAGCAACGACTACCGTAAGTATAACCCCCTAAGCAGAAATACCTCCCTTGCCTGGCGGATAAATGCCGGGGTGGCCATACCCTATGGCGATGGCAATATTGATATGGAAGGGAATGAAACGAAACCTACCCTGCCTTACGAAAAATTCTATTTTTCTGGTGGCAGTAACAGCATCAGGGCATTCAGACCCAGGCGTTTAGGACCCGGCGTGTATACCCCCAGCCCTTCACAGCAGGTGAGCGGAAATACCTACACCAACCTGATTGAGCAACCTGGCGAAGTATTATTTGAAGCGAGCATAGAGCATCGTCATAACATCTTCGGTTTTTTGAATGGTGCCATCTTTTTAGATGCCGGTAATGTGTGGCGCCTACAGAAAATAGACGCACTGCCAGGCAGCCAGTTTAAGATTGATGAATTTTACCGCCAGATTGCACTTGGTACCGGTTACGGGTTTAGGCTGGATTTTTCATTCCTGATCATCAGGCTGGACCTTGGACTTAAGCTGTTTAACCCACAGAGTGTAAAAACACTGGATGATGGCTCCTACGACTACAGTGCCGGCTGGATCTTTGACAGCAATTATGGATCTAGACCCCAAGGAGGCAGCTTCTGGGATCAGGATCCCATTATTCTGAATATCGGTATTGGCTATCCTTTCTGATTCGAGCATATGCACAACCGTTTAGTTTAAATTTAATTTACCCCATTTCAAAATCCCTGGCAGGCAATATCCCTTTCAGGGATTTAATTTATTCAATATAATATTACAAGATTCAGGTAAGCTGGTGCTAAACTCCTGCAGAAGGCTATTAAACTAAAAGCTGTTTAGTATTTTTAGCGCTGATTATTTGAATCTTTATATGGATAATTTTAATGTAACTCTTATTGCCGATAACCTCTGGGAGCTGGCCCGGCTATACATTCCTAAATTTGTACTGGCCGTTCTTACCCTGGTAATTGGTCTTTGGCTTGCAAGCAAGTTCACAGCAATGGTACGCCGAGCCTTAACTGCACGCAATATCGATCCCTCCCTTACGCCTTTCTTAACCAGCATTATCAAAATAGCGCTGGTAATAATGGTGCTGATCAGCGTTGCCAGCATGGTAGGCATAGAAACTACCTCTTTTGTAGCGGTGCTGGGTGCTGCGGGCCTGGCGATAGGCTTAGCCCTGCAGGGAAGCTTGTCTAATTTTGCCGGCGGAGTCCTGATCCTGTTCCTGAAACCATTCCGGGTAGGCGATGTAATAGAAGCCCAGGGTGTTACTGCTTCCGTCACAGAGATCCAGATTTTCCATACTTACCTTAGAACTTTCGATTTCAAGGTGATCATCCTGCCGAACGGTAACCTGGCCAACGATAAAATCATTAATTACTCCCGTGAAAAAACCCGAATTGTAGAGTGGGTCTTTGGTATTAGCTATTCAGATAATATTGATCAGGCAAAAAATATAATACAGGAAGTGGTATTTAACGATCCTCGGGTGCTGAATGTTGACAACCCTTATATTAATGTACTGGCGCTGGCCGATAGTTCGGTGAACATTAGGGTAAGAGCAGAGGTGCTGCAGGAAAATTACTGGCAGTTCTTTTTTGATATGAATGAGCAGGTGAAAAAGGCTTTCGATGCACAGGGTGTTACCATTCCTTTCCCACAACGCGATGTGCATTTACATCAGCCAAAAGTTAAACTTCAGTAGATAAAAAAAGCTGCCATACATGGGTATAGCAGCTTTTTGATATTTAAATTAAATTATCAGTTAGTCTTCGATATCAAAGCGGATTGGCATGATCATCATCATTTTTTCCGGCTCACCTTCCTGGTTTTCAGCCTGCCATCTGCCTGAAGTAGTATTAACAGCTCTTAAGCTTTCCTGCTTAAGGGCTTCCACTATTCTCTCTTTATCTTC of the Flammeovirgaceae bacterium 311 genome contains:
- a CDS encoding small-conductance mechanosensitive channel (COG0668 Small-conductance mechanosensitive channel) gives rise to the protein MDNFNVTLIADNLWELARLYIPKFVLAVLTLVIGLWLASKFTAMVRRALTARNIDPSLTPFLTSIIKIALVIMVLISVASMVGIETTSFVAVLGAAGLAIGLALQGSLSNFAGGVLILFLKPFRVGDVIEAQGVTASVTEIQIFHTYLRTFDFKVIILPNGNLANDKIINYSREKTRIVEWVFGISYSDNIDQAKNIIQEVVFNDPRVLNVDNPYINVLALADSSVNIRVRAEVLQENYWQFFFDMNEQVKKAFDAQGVTIPFPQRDVHLHQPKVKLQ
- a CDS encoding tRNA/rRNA methyltransferase SpoU (COG0566 rRNA methylases); the protein is MISKKLSSLIRSLHQKKYRKKENLFLVEGVKSVLELIQSGYSIKTLVATPMFLQEHLSFLKSADFEIAEAGAAEITALGTLQTNDAALAVVHMQEEQLLKAEAGEWALLLDDVGDPGNLGTIIRIADWYGIRKLICSETTVDFYNPKVIAASKGSFTRVSAHYTNLLHFLEGENKPVYGADLQGASVHTFAFPEAGYLLMGSESHGISQELGSKLAGRITIPAWGGAESLNVAIATAILCDNLRRSSSSQ
- a CDS encoding surface antigen (d15) (COG4775 Outer membrane protein/protective antigen OMA87), with product MTRKYCFLRAFVRISVFFFTLVILQGCLGIKHLEENEYLLYNQQIEGNDKVSAEELNDFFRQEANVRTPLIPWAPYVSIYYLGEKFYNPDKLRRKREETEEKYNRRIAEAQEEGRDTRVARLQSKKESRIERINRNLEDGNMLMRIGEPVAVYDSSLAGQSADQMRQYLHNNGFFNAETSYSADTSGRKVTVTYQVEEQTGYTIDTAWIQISDQRIRNLLSNNSDQSYIVKGERYQQSNLAAERNRISDLLRDNGYYEFSQQYVEFNVDSTLEEHSVSIVTEILRPATRGYHKQFTIDSVVFVTDATVRGDFAGRTSQEVNGISYRFFEDKYSKRVLDNRVFLRPDSLYSRSRTLETQKQLSNLDNFRFININYDTSGGRFISYIYANPLKRFQMSQELGFTYSVGIPGPFYTTTWTMRNVFGGLENLEFNARAAVEGIPSPVNPSASFRSTQFGGNLSLIFPQFLFPLGSRQRNRFGHYNPKTRLLVGANFTDRQVFRRNTFNTSLNYTWQTERLRRENSYNRLYTFVPMDINIIRSSFNPPNPEDNEFYQQLLDWRDQGNPYIYSFNNSFVSSMYAFVVFNKNNYGTYTQESRYIRPYVESGGTTQNLINFSFLREAHAEGQSGLATYRFLKFSNDYRKYNPLSRNTSLAWRINAGVAIPYGDGNIDMEGNETKPTLPYEKFYFSGGSNSIRAFRPRRLGPGVYTPSPSQQVSGNTYTNLIEQPGEVLFEASIEHRHNIFGFLNGAIFLDAGNVWRLQKIDALPGSQFKIDEFYRQIALGTGYGFRLDFSFLIIRLDLGLKLFNPQSVKTLDDGSYDYSAGWIFDSNYGSRPQGGSFWDQDPIILNIGIGYPF